In Bubalus kerabau isolate K-KA32 ecotype Philippines breed swamp buffalo chromosome 4, PCC_UOA_SB_1v2, whole genome shotgun sequence, one DNA window encodes the following:
- the RFLNB gene encoding refilin-B: MVGRLSLQDVPELVDTKKKGDGVLDSPDSGLPPSPSPSHWALAAAGGGGGERTPAPGALEPDAAASRAAPNPASLPNPLGSGCSPRLCPLSFGEGVELDPLPPTEVRYTSSVKYDSERHFIDDVQLPLGLAVASCSQTITCIPSSTWRNYKAEVRFEPRHKPTRFLSTTIVYPKYPKTVYTTTLDYNCRKTLRRFLSSVELEATEFASGDYLLEEN, translated from the exons ATGGTGGGCCGGCTGAGCCTGCAGGATGTGCCCGAGCTCGTGGACACGAAGAAGAAGGGCGACGGCGTCCTGGACAGTCCGGACTCGGGGCTgcctcccagccccagccccagccactgGGCGCTCGCAGCGgccgggggcggcggcggggagcGCACGCCGGCCCCGGGGGCACTGGAGCCAGACGCAGCGGCCTCCCGCGCGGCCCCG AATCCAGCTTCTCTCCCCAACCCCCTGGGCTCCGGCTGCTCACCAAGGTTATGCCCCCTGTCCTTTGGCGAAGGAGTGGAGCTTGACCCCTTACCACCAACAGAAGTAAG GTACACGTCCTCGGTCAAGTACGACTCAGAGAGGCACTTCATTGACGACGTCCAGCTGCCCCTGGGCCTGGCGGTGGCCTCCTGCAGCCAGACCATCACCTGCATTCCCAGTAGCACGTGGCGCAACTACAAGGCGGAGGTGCGCTTCGAGCCCCGCCACAAACCCACCCGCTTCCTCAGCACCACCATCGTCTACCCCAAGTACCCCAAGACCGTCTACACCACCACCCTGGATTACAACTGCCGCAAGACACTGAGGAGGTTCCTGTCCAGCGTGGAGCTCGAAGCCACGGAGTTCGCGAGCGGTGATTACCTGTTGGAGGAGAACTGA
- the LIAT1 gene encoding protein LIAT1: METRGPSPAAGSQGLSGRRSPAARGAGERSRGRMDGGCGARASEDDEDEEEREGCMAASQVSRLPPIAGCTSELTKRKVKKKKKKKKTKRSGKGDDKHQSQGMKTQQLSPTFHDILGPSQDHSPGPEHRQNRDESKLFSYSTTVSLPRFVEREETLSNRVNESLRWDGILADPEAEKERIRIYKLNRRKRYRIWALKGFHSDPGAAETPEDPAYFSDQDSGSSGHLTAEGPSHCSEGNLMSTAIPP, encoded by the exons ATGGAGACGCGTGGCCCTTCCCCGGCCGCCGGAAGCCAAGGGCTCAGCGGCCGCAGGTCTCCAGCTGCCCGAGGTGCGGGGGAGCGGTCCCGCGGGCGGATGGACGGCGGCTGTGGGGCCCGGGCGTCGGAGGATGACGAGGACGAGGAGGAGCGAGAGGGCTGCATGGCGGCCTCGCAGGTCTCCAGATTGCCCCCCATCGCGGGCTGCACCTCAGAACTGACCAAACGGAaggtgaagaagaagaaaaagaagaaaaagacaaagaggtCGGGCAAGGGGGACG ATAAACATCAGAGTCAAGGCATGAAGACTCAGCAGCTGTCTCCAACCTTCCATGACATATTAGGTCCCAGTCAAGATCACAGCCCGGGGCCAGAGCACAGACAGAACAGGGATGAAAGCAAGCTCTTCTCCTACTCCACCACTGTAAGTCTCCCCCGCTTTGTCGAAAGAGAAGAGACCCTTTCCAACCGGGTCAATGAAAGTCTGCGCTGGGATGGCATTCTCGCCGATCCAGAGGCTGAGAAGGAAAGGATTCGCATTTACAAGCTGAACCGGAGGAAGCGGTACCGAATTTGGGCCCTGAAGGGCTTCCACTCTGACCCCGGTGCCGCGGAGACCCCCGAGGACCCAGCCTACTTCTCAGATCAGGACAGTGGCAGCAGCGGGCACCTGACGGCCGAGGGCCCCAGCCACTGCTCAGAAGGAAACCTCatgtctacggccataccaccctga